GAGCAAAGGCACAGGCCTTAttaaccaccaccaccaccaccgcacACAGGAATAAAGCAGTGCACTGTGGGTAAAAGGCGACGAAACAACAACGATAAGAGAgcatgagaaaacacacaaagctgcagTGAGTGGGCTCTGACGTGGTGGACGAGGCTGCACAATTACATATCGAGTATTTGGAAAAACCTCCGTGAAGAGCTAATGATCTGCTTCACTTCTGGAGGCCCTGACGTGAAAGTGGAACATTGTTTTTCAGCCAAAGTTCCTCATGAAAAACTGacccaaaaaaacccagaacTGTGAGCTGAGGTCGTTCTCGGACGCCGCTCGCAGCGCTCAACACAAATTCCACACAAATTATACAGGCCAGGCTCAAGCCGCCGTGCTTTTGTGATTGCTCGCACGGCCCAGcccaggagagagagacagggagagggagagacagggagagggagagagagagagagggagagaacaaaAAGTGGGCCTTGATGATGAGCAGAGATACAAcaacaggaacaaaaaaacaaacacggcATGTGTTCCTGTCTCATGGTCGCACTCGCCCGCTAATCTACGTACATCGCATTCAGACGATGTCTCATGGTCAAAAACCCgtcataataataaagttatGGTGTGCGGCAGAGAGacgctttattttgaaaatcccaCACTTATTTACGCCAAATACTAAAATATACGACGCTGAGCAGATGCCAAACAAGATGTCTACTACTAGATTTCCATTGGAAGGAATAGTgtagcaattttttttttttaaagggatatttcaagTTTTatgtgaccacacgaggcagcattagaccagcagctcctgtgtccctgcgatctAAAATCTCTGGTTTTCTCTACggggtttggtgtggaaaaGAAAGTGGTtaataaacttcagtttccaggcagGAAAATGCTGCAAACATTTCCTTaggatatcgtagacttaaactggagTAGATTTTAGTAGGTGAGCTTTTAGTGAAGAGGCTAAATACTGAATGTTCCTCTGATTTAGATCCGTTTAACTTCAGGGTTGTGATGTCACTGAAAGTATCCTTACGCTAAAGTGTCCGCCTGCAAAGATGGAGGACCAAATGAGTCACAGTTGTTATCGCACACACTCCACACCCTGTTACATGTAAACCAGCtctgcacaaatgtgtcatgCAAAGTTAAAATTCATActgcaaataacacacacacacagaggggctGATCAAGAGCCTGCAGCTCATGCTGCATTAATTACAATCATATTTAATTAATCGCTAATACAGATTTAACAGGAGCGATTTGTGAAAAGACCTTCTTTCGCAAAGCCCGCGCGGGATAATTCCGATTCTGATTTCAAGATAAGTGAAGCGCTTAACATTTAATTAGGgaattaaactgtaaaatatataAAGTCCAAGCTGGCGCAAATcccagacagagagagagagagggggagagagagggagagatccTGAGCCTCAATGAGTTTATTAAGTGAAAAAAGCCAATAACGCTCTCATTCCACGACAACTAACGCACTTATTTTAGGACGGGAATCAGGAACAGGAAATCAAAGTGCTGTGTTTTGCTCCAAGACCCGCGTTGAATCCCCCGAGGGCAGGTGGAGTGACGGGATTTACAGCCGCAGAcacgtgaagaagaagaagaacatgagGTGGACACAGCGCTGCTCAGCAGACACAGGTGAAGACTTTGGTTCAAgaagatgaaaagagaaaaaaatctctTCCTGTGTGACGCACGCACAACGAGTCCACGACTAAATTTAGATCAAGGGAAACTAAAACGATGCCTCTGAGAAGATCTGGCACCTGTTTCACACGAGACTGAGGCGACAAAACTACTATTCAACGACAACATCAAGCAATGAATGggctgtttttgtgatttcagcttcttaaatgtgcttttctttgctctgccGTGACACAAAGCTGAATATCTTTTTGCTTTGGTTGGTACAATTATCTAATTGTAtgacttgttgtttttcattaccccagaatggCCATTTTGAACCAACATGTtattacagtagcccacaatggacaaactaaaggCTACATAGGGTTCGACCGCACACTTGGAAGAGACTTTACCAACAataacacactgtacctttaaaccTCCAATTTAATAGAGTTTTTATTGCCAGTAACATTTGGTGTTTGAAACATCACTGGGAAAGCACAAAAAAGAGTGCAATAATTCCCCTTTTTTCACTGTAATGACAGTTTTGACTATCTAGCACCCCAATGCTGGAAGTGGGCgtccatttttgtcaaaaacagttttttttgtcactgaacAAACGAGAAACCTGATCAAATCTATGTCaacttaagtctacgatgtgtTAGGAGTaggttcacgtctttatctcacagtgagacagacttttccaacaggaaactgaagtttctaaaacactcactctcccacaccaaaccccatggagaaaatcagcatttttagcagggacacaggagctgctggtccactgctgcctcatgtggtcagtttgtgtcactcaggtaaatctgaacgaaTGTTTTCAAACCCcgaagtcataaaataacacatttaaacttagtgacagaggcagcagtggatcaacaactcctgtgtgctgtgatgttaaatcgctgattttctctgtggggtctggtgtggtttacaaacttcagtttcctgttggaaaagtgtgtctaacagtgagataaagacgtccCAAACCTGTTTTTGAtcaaataattgattttaactcaaagaaaagaagaaaaccgTCCACATTTAGGAAGTAGAACTTCtctgtttcagtttttattactaataatgtcagaaaaatgaATTTCTAATCCATATATTTGGACTATTTTGTCACTTGTGTCTGTGAAACTCAGTGTTTTCACTCACCTTCTTGCCCGTGGAGCCGGTCTTGGAGAGGCAGGACTTGGCAAGGGACAGGTACCCACCGACAACCTCGATCTCCTCGACAGCAGGGTAGCGTTTCTTCAGCAGCGAGCCCAGCTGAGAATACGGGGCCTGTGGGGGCGTGGACCCTGGCGAGGCCTCGGTCACAGCTTCTGGCTGGGGCTCGGGTGAGCTCGGCTGGGCCTCGGGGTCGGCTCTGCGTTTAGGCACCACAGTGAACGTGttccccttcctcctctgcaCCATGGGGCTAGGGACAGGGACACGCTGCGGGGGCTCCACCTCGATGTCGTCTATGTTTGTGATCGGCAGATGTTCCACCAGACGTTGTTCTGGAGACGGCGTTGAAGGGACGGGGGAGTCTGGAGAGTTGGGAAGGGGTGAAGAAGGAACAGCTGGAGACGATGGGAGTGAGGACAGGGCTGGGAGAGAAAAGGGAGGTGGGGTGAGACCTGGAGGTGGAGACAAAGGTTCTGAGACTGGAGACAGTGAAGGACTTGTGGCAACAGCAGGAGATGGTTCGAGCTTGGGCGtcaccctctctgtctccttctctacGTCCTCCCTCCTCTTTGAGAGGGTCACGTTGGGTGTTGGGGTGTGTGAAGTTGGCACTCCTGGCGTGGGCACCTCTGCCCCCCTATGGGAGGGGGAAGACTTGAAGGGTCCAGATGATGTGGGGGCGCTTGTTCCAAGGCGGCGCTTGGGGATCACTGTGAAAGAATTGCGGGACTGCAGACGCAGGTTTGCTAGGGCCAGCGCCTGAGTGTCCCCATCGGGAATCTGTTGGAGGTCCGGCTTCGGAGCAGGACGGATCTCAAAGTGAGGGGAGATGTGGGGAACCTTGGACGAGACAGGGCTTGTGGGCAACTCGGCACGGGCACGGCGGGTCTCTGGAGAACATGGCACCTTGGGTTTGGGTTGCACCTCAGCAGCCTCCCAGTCCCGCTCTCTGGTGGGCTTGCTTTGCCCCCAGTCAGGCTCATCTCTTCCACGAGTGGAAGGTACCGACAGTGGTGGCCCGGTGGCACCCTGGGGGCTGCCTGGCTCAGAGACAGTGGGCTGTGGCTTTGCTTTGGAAGACCAGGAACTCTGGAAGACAGGCGACGATGGCTGGCTGCTGACTGCCTGGCCCAGTCCAGGCTTTGGCACCAGATCTGGCTGATGTGGCTTTCGCCAGAGTCTTGGTCTGCTGCTGGCACTACAGTCCAGGTCCAGCAGGTTCTCTGTGCTGTGGGACTTCTTCTGTAGCTTCCCATAGTTGCTGTCAAACTTCTGCAGCATCCGGCTGACCCTGCCCTGACCCTGTCCTGCCTCacaagatgatgatgacgggAGGTCCTGATGGCCCAGGGTGCTCAGGTTCTCCTCACTCTTGCTTAACGTGGTGTCATAAATCACCACTTCCTTGGCTCTTATCTCGGTGACAGCACTCCCTCTCCGGTCCAGGAGGTCGTTCAGGGAGCTGTAACTGCTCACACCGTTTGTTTGCCACTTAGTCCCGGTATTTGCCGCACCGTCTTCCGGATAATAATCCGGATCCGATTCAATTATGATAATGTTCTCGGCGCGGATGGTCCGTATACCGGGTACGCTACCGTACAGTTCCAGGATGTGCTGCACCGGACGGGTGGTGCTCTCTCGGTCCTGCCGCCTCCTCCGCTCCTTCTCCAGTTTAATAAACGGGTTCTCCTCCAGCGGGCCGAGGCTCTCCTGAAGCACCAGGCTCTCCcgtttgtcctcctcctccctgggTGTCGTCGCCGCTCGTGTCTCTTTGTTGTGGGAGAAGTGCTGGCTGCCTGCGCTGATGGTGTAATTCCGCCCGGACCCGCTGCTCGCTCCGCCgtgtccaccaccaccaccgccgccgccgctacTACCGTTCACACTGCCACTCGTGTCGCCGTTCCCCCGCTGCGGTCCCGCTCCTCCGGGACTCGTGTCTGCGGAGGCACCGGCTCCTCCACACCCGCCACCCTTtgccttcctcctctccagtATCTCTCGCTTCCAGGCCGGCATCCTAGGGCTCTCCTGCCCGGGCTCTTGGCGGAGGACGCGGACGTCTCCTCCGCCAGACATCGCAGCGTAATCGTTAGGTCCGGAAGAGGAGGCTCTGGCTGCGGCTTTAAAACCAGTATGCGGCTCCGTGTGTACCCGCAGCACCGATCACCGTACACTCATCCCCGCTGCCGTCacgtctttctctctcctccgctTCCTCGCTTtgctcccccctctctctctctctctcccccacagTCCCTGAACGCAGCTCCGCCTCTCCGCTGCAGCACGATCGTCACACCCGCGTCTTGATTGGTCACAGTGGTTCACAGACACgcctctcttttctttgtaaTCCACCGCAAGCCGCTCCCGTTTTTATTGTAGACTCCCAGGGCGACCTGTCAATCACGAGTGTTGCGTTCACGGTCAACCCGCGACTCCAAACTTTTGACAATAATTAACGTTATGAACGGCTATATCGCATATTCAATAATTACATTTGGATGTGCTGCTTCTATTCCTTGTATTTACACCAATTAACAACATTAAACTTTAATTTATCGCAATTTTACCGTTGAATTTCAGGGCTGCCAAAGGTTTAACTGAGTATTTGCGGTTGATGTCACCTGTCCATAATCCTCCACAGGAGCTAAAGACGAACCTGCTGCTCATGAATCAGCACTTAAAGGGCTATTCTTGGGTACTACAAGAGATTACTGTACCTCATTAAACATTTATCACAGAGCCATAATTAAGAACAACAAGAGCACAGTGGAGGAAAATACTCAACATGGGGACAAATTAACAATTCATACGTACATTATTATCCTCTTTCCAACTTGAAAGATGGAAAATAAAGTCATTAGTCCTGTCCTGGCAGCCACTGGAGGGCCCCATCATATTCATGTATGTTtaaattttcaattttcaaatgaaaacagacatttcttGCATGCTAgctttcccacaccaaagcccatagagaaaatcagcatttttagctcacagggacacaggagctactggtttgatgctgcctcttgtggtcagtttgtgtcactgaggttaaacCATCAATTTATAAAAGTTcataaaattacacatttgaacttacgaTCTGAGTAGATCGACAActactgtgtgctgtgacgtgatttgattgattttcaaTTGGCACAAAACTTGaattttcagtcagaaaaaactgtcaaactttAGGAAAACAGTGGCAATCATATTCCGAACATATCACAGATGGAAACTGCTGTAGATTTTATTAACAGACACTTTTgttaaagtggctaaaatcagtttttccttgtgtccaaaAACCTTAACTGTCCCTTTAGGGGTCCACAATCAATGTATACAATTATTTTATGACTCGTTTGCAAAGCAATTTTCACCATACATTAAACTGTGAATTAATTTTTTCCAATTAAACAATTGTGTTTTCCAAAAATCAGAAGATGCTTGTCAATAATCCAGAAATAAtctattttcctgttttttgagTGTGTTGTAGCGGCAACAtaaccaaatatttacatttatgaagctaAAAAATTTAACATACAATCACTTATTTAACTaccaaaatatcaatatttgattaattgttgcaaaCTTAAAATGGATAACTGCTGAAACAGGTGTCTGGTTAAATTACATTCTTTTAAGCGAGTAGTGCCCCCTTGTGGCCTGAACCTAAGCTGCAACAACAGACTATTAATAATACAGTGCAAGACAACAGAGATAAAACgttgatgatttatttacacGTATATACAGACAACACTAACGGTGCCACAAGAAGAACATAAATAATATGCAGTTTAAATTTTTCTTCTCCATAaatcaaaatatatataatcacACAGAATAATTATTACCCTGAAACgaggcacacacaaacatacatacatacatactacaATACAAAAGTACAGGCGGTATATAGACGAGGTGGATCAGAAAcatgacatacagtacaaaaaaacagcaaagaaatCCGGGAAGACGTGTTGGTAATCACATTCAGCTCTTAGCTGAAGTCTCAGGACCAGCGACATGGAGCTGGAAAACtaggtagttttttttttttttttggagtacGATGCACGAGAAACACGTCAGCTGACAGGCAACAAAGTGACACGTAAGATAATTCATTTATAAAACTCTTCTTTCCTGGCAGTCGACTTCTgggaaaacaaaccaaaacatgctGAAGTGCTTCCTCCAGCTCCGTCACCCGTTAGAATTGGCTTCAGTACAAGTGCCGCTATAAATGTCCCCTCGTGTCTCACCGTTGACCTTAAACGGCATTGTGGTCGTggtccaaacacacactgaaaactgTGACATCTCTGTATTCTTAAAAAAGGGAATAGTTCAGGAACCAGTGAGAACATGGATGCTAATCCAACAATAatctgattttagccacttaataaaagcCACACCTCATTGAAACTCAATCAATTTAAGTCCATAATATCTTAAAAGAGTATATTAACTAATTTATCTAATTTTCCGACTGGAAACTGAGTTTTTGTTGCTATCTAAACCGCCTTctctcccctgcaccaaagtccatatgaaaatcagtgatttaacatcacggcacacaggagctgttgatccaccaCTGCTTCAATAATGAAGTgtaaatatgataatatataaCGTATGTGATTGAAATTTATTGTTCtggattcacctcagtgacacaaactgaccacacgaggcagcagtcgaccggcagctcctgtgtctgtgtgggctAAAAACGactgttttctctatggagtttggtgcacgGGAATAAACTGACGATACACTTCAGTTTTCTGTAAGAAAAGGTCGACTAACTAGTTGAtataaagcagtgaacacattCTTAAGCTATCATAGATGTGAGATGGCATATATCTATAAGTTAAGTCCttcctgaactatccctttattaTAACATCTTTTTAAAACAGAGGACAACAACTTTCTACGCTCAGAACAGAGACAGGATTTTCTGGTTTTGTGTTGCATTATCATCCTGTTTCTGTTATTGTTCTATTATTATTCTCGTTTCCTgctcacagggaaaaaaaacacaagagccTCGCTGCTCGGGTTTCAACCACAGGAGCATCATCGGTGGAGCTGGGTGAAAAGTTCTGGCCTGGATTTAGTTTCCCACGTCGTCCCAAAGGTGCTGGGCAGAGGCTGAGGATTCTGCGCTGGAAAAAGCAGAAaagcatttcttcttttttccaaaaTGAAAACTGGCTTCGTGCTCGACAACGTTGAGAAATTGGGAAAATGCAGCGTTTTCATCCGAGTGTGATGTATGAGTAATGAAATAAGGGATATTAAACGACAATTTATACAAATTATCTGCGTCTTtatgagagaaaaacactgtgtaacttaaagctgcagtacgcagGGTCACTAATGAGTTGAGTTTCATCTGCAGattgttaaatattaataatattaatatgaatCACAATCAATTGTTTGGTTTGTGCCAGATAAAGCGAACCAATCTTTTCGTcttcaaaaaggaaaaagatcGTGTGTGGAAAAGTTCAGTTTGCAGCAGGTGCAGaagtgttattataataatgcaaaaaaacgaaatcctgcctactgtacctttaagagaGCAATGTAAAGTCATGAAACACAAACCTGGACTTCTGTTAACATTGAAACACATGAACTGATGTTCACTTTTAAggtgcaacacaaacaaaaaaatgacgaCGTAATGCTTTAGATCTCAGGCTGTCCTCCGAGCGCGCCTCAGTTGACGCGACACGCTCGTATcatgagcagctgcagcaggatgAAGAGCGGCGACACGATGAGGCCGAACCACAGG
This Solea solea chromosome 19, fSolSol10.1, whole genome shotgun sequence DNA region includes the following protein-coding sequences:
- the tprn gene encoding taperin; protein product: MSGGGDVRVLRQEPGQESPRMPAWKREILERRKAKGGGCGGAGASADTSPGGAGPQRGNGDTSGSVNGSSGGGGGGGGHGGASSGSGRNYTISAGSQHFSHNKETRAATTPREEEDKRESLVLQESLGPLEENPFIKLEKERRRRQDRESTTRPVQHILELYGSVPGIRTIRAENIIIIESDPDYYPEDGAANTGTKWQTNGVSSYSSLNDLLDRRGSAVTEIRAKEVVIYDTTLSKSEENLSTLGHQDLPSSSSCEAGQGQGRVSRMLQKFDSNYGKLQKKSHSTENLLDLDCSASSRPRLWRKPHQPDLVPKPGLGQAVSSQPSSPVFQSSWSSKAKPQPTVSEPGSPQGATGPPLSVPSTRGRDEPDWGQSKPTRERDWEAAEVQPKPKVPCSPETRRARAELPTSPVSSKVPHISPHFEIRPAPKPDLQQIPDGDTQALALANLRLQSRNSFTVIPKRRLGTSAPTSSGPFKSSPSHRGAEVPTPGVPTSHTPTPNVTLSKRREDVEKETERVTPKLEPSPAVATSPSLSPVSEPLSPPPGLTPPPFSLPALSSLPSSPAVPSSPLPNSPDSPVPSTPSPEQRLVEHLPITNIDDIEVEPPQRVPVPSPMVQRRKGNTFTVVPKRRADPEAQPSSPEPQPEAVTEASPGSTPPQAPYSQLGSLLKKRYPAVEEIEVVGGYLSLAKSCLSKTGSTGKKLQISFNESSLQSTYEYPSESSAWDSGDEDDEDGKMSDEQPSMVGRIHIPRPSFTTSPTHTGNSNDLSSYIPKHSVDFSAWQEHKHETESVLQEDAASQHTQMTEEVMLTPADSSSLSDYSSEPALYF